Proteins from one Deltaproteobacteria bacterium genomic window:
- a CDS encoding radical SAM protein, whose product MRILLIYPYFLEKRIHAEEISVPPMGIYYVGAVLRENGYDVDVLNWHDIHKTPQCIAAALKENEPDVIGFSILHANRWGGIDIARQAKELNPRTKIVFGGIGATFLWRHLLSHFPEIDFAVLGEGELTFLQLVKAIDENAQERIPAIKGLAFRQGTRVVRTEAAEPIDDLDRLPVPARYFTYSHVAFTRGCPGNCTFCSSPLFWGHKVRAHSPDYFVDQLERLNQKGVNHFYFSDDTFTYRATTVVDICREIIRRGLDITWAAISRVNYINDEILSWMRRAGCTQISFGVESGEPGIRKRLNKKIRTEQVERAFALTQKYGIMARAYFIYGSPGENDASIQASIDLIDAIKPLSAIFYILDLFPGTRLYEDFKKRHGVTDDIWLERVEDILYFETDPDLTEQMILDFGRRLRSAFYGRLHRYVDRLALVRNPSFDQLHADFCSRLAMTFGHGDYTGIPAIKKPRRIAEKLYKKALGYHPDHRAFLGLGMLYQKEQRFEQAIEILVEGLGHFPESFDLSLCRAISHMNLGEFESALELLLDFKDRAPAREYIAGCYQAMGDDAGAAAYGALIYNEG is encoded by the coding sequence ATGCGCATTTTACTGATCTATCCCTATTTCCTGGAGAAACGCATCCACGCGGAGGAAATCAGCGTACCGCCCATGGGCATCTATTACGTGGGAGCCGTTCTCAGGGAAAATGGGTACGACGTCGATGTTCTCAACTGGCACGATATCCACAAAACCCCGCAGTGCATTGCCGCAGCCCTGAAAGAGAACGAGCCGGACGTCATCGGCTTCTCGATTCTTCACGCCAACCGCTGGGGAGGGATCGACATCGCCCGCCAAGCAAAAGAACTGAATCCACGCACGAAAATCGTTTTCGGCGGCATCGGCGCCACCTTTTTATGGCGTCACCTCTTGAGCCATTTTCCTGAAATCGACTTCGCGGTTCTGGGAGAAGGCGAGCTCACTTTCCTGCAGTTGGTCAAGGCGATCGATGAAAATGCCCAGGAGCGTATTCCCGCAATCAAGGGGCTTGCGTTCAGGCAAGGCACCCGTGTCGTACGTACAGAAGCCGCGGAGCCCATCGACGATCTGGACCGGCTGCCGGTCCCCGCCCGGTACTTCACCTACAGCCACGTCGCTTTCACGCGCGGCTGCCCCGGGAACTGCACCTTTTGCAGCTCCCCCCTTTTCTGGGGCCACAAGGTGCGTGCCCACTCCCCGGACTATTTTGTCGACCAGCTCGAAAGGCTCAACCAAAAAGGCGTGAATCACTTTTATTTTTCAGATGACACCTTCACCTACCGGGCGACAACGGTCGTCGACATCTGCCGTGAAATCATCAGAAGGGGACTCGATATCACCTGGGCCGCCATCTCGCGCGTGAATTACATCAATGACGAAATCCTGAGCTGGATGCGCAGGGCGGGTTGCACACAAATAAGTTTTGGTGTGGAAAGCGGGGAACCCGGCATCAGAAAGCGTCTGAACAAAAAGATACGCACGGAACAGGTCGAACGCGCCTTTGCCCTGACACAAAAGTACGGGATCATGGCCCGGGCTTACTTTATCTACGGCTCCCCTGGAGAAAACGACGCCAGCATCCAGGCTTCCATCGATCTGATCGACGCCATCAAACCGCTGAGCGCTATCTTTTACATTCTGGATCTGTTTCCCGGCACCCGGCTCTATGAAGATTTCAAGAAACGCCACGGGGTAACCGACGACATCTGGCTGGAGCGTGTGGAGGACATCCTCTATTTTGAAACCGATCCCGACCTTACCGAGCAGATGATCCTGGATTTCGGCCGGCGTTTGCGCTCGGCATTTTACGGGCGTCTGCATCGTTACGTTGACCGGCTGGCGCTTGTTCGGAACCCTTCTTTTGACCAGCTGCATGCCGACTTCTGCTCCAGGCTGGCCATGACCTTCGGCCATGGCGATTATACCGGCATACCGGCCATAAAAAAGCCGCGGAGAATTGCCGAAAAACTGTACAAAAAGGCCCTCGGGTATCACCCCGACCACAGGGCTTTTCTGGGGTTGGGCATGCTGTATCAAAAAGAGCAAAGGTTCGAGCAGGCCATTGAGATCCTTGTGGAGGGACTGGGTCATTTTCCAGAGAGCTTCGACCTATCCCTCTGCCGGGCGATAAGCCACATGAACTTGGGGGAATTTGAAAGCGCGCTTGAGCTGCTGCTTGACTTCAAGGATCGGGCGCCGGCCCGTGAATACATTGCCGGGTGCTATCAGGCGATGGGAGATGACGCCGGCGCAGCTGCCTATGGGGCATTAATCTACAACGAAGGATAG
- a CDS encoding transglycosylase SLT domain-containing protein has product MFMVICFFSPIFQAGAAEADAVPVLMDAIRGIESLDFCGESVPLQERDVRERLEKEILLSVWDRPQVILWFKRYPRYMPHIEAVLAENGLPDDFKYMAVIESALRPHAGSAKGAVGFWQFMADTARRYGLRVDRRIDERRNLFASTKAASAYINDLRVRTGSWTMAAAAYNMGEEGIEAEMMIQGSDNFYHLYLPLETQRFIFRILAAKLILTSPERYGFHLSPGEAYPVMQVKRVDIECFDDMPVAVIAEAAGTSFKIIKKLNPEIRGHFLVSGSHTISIPTGADQGFEERLQKAYAAYRENRDERVYVVKEGDNLSVIAQKFKVPLPALLIWNRIDLTAPIHPGDELIIHPKHP; this is encoded by the coding sequence ATGTTCATGGTCATATGCTTTTTTTCCCCGATTTTCCAGGCCGGTGCGGCGGAGGCGGATGCGGTGCCGGTCCTCATGGATGCGATCCGGGGGATTGAATCCCTCGATTTTTGCGGTGAATCCGTACCCCTGCAGGAGCGCGATGTGAGGGAGCGTCTGGAAAAGGAGATCCTGCTGTCGGTCTGGGACAGGCCCCAGGTGATCCTATGGTTCAAACGGTATCCGCGCTACATGCCGCATATCGAGGCCGTACTGGCGGAAAACGGTTTGCCGGACGATTTCAAGTACATGGCGGTGATTGAAAGCGCGCTGCGCCCCCACGCCGGTTCCGCCAAAGGCGCCGTCGGCTTCTGGCAGTTTATGGCCGACACGGCCAGGCGCTACGGGCTCAGGGTAGACAGACGCATAGACGAGCGGCGCAATCTTTTCGCATCCACGAAAGCGGCTTCGGCCTATATAAACGATCTGCGTGTCCGAACCGGCAGTTGGACGATGGCGGCCGCCGCATACAATATGGGGGAAGAGGGCATCGAGGCCGAGATGATGATACAGGGCAGCGACAATTTCTATCACCTCTACCTTCCCCTGGAAACGCAACGGTTCATATTCCGGATTCTGGCGGCCAAGCTGATTTTGACAAGCCCGGAAAGATACGGTTTCCACCTTTCTCCCGGCGAGGCCTATCCCGTCATGCAGGTAAAGCGGGTCGATATCGAGTGCTTTGACGACATGCCCGTCGCGGTTATCGCCGAAGCGGCCGGGACGAGCTTCAAAATCATAAAAAAATTAAACCCAGAAATCAGGGGGCATTTCCTGGTATCGGGAAGCCACACAATCAGCATCCCCACGGGCGCGGACCAGGGGTTCGAAGAGCGTCTGCAGAAGGCGTACGCCGCTTATCGGGAGAACCGGGACGAGCGCGTGTACGTGGTCAAGGAGGGAGACAACCTTTCGGTGATCGCCCAAAAATTCAAAGTGCCTCTTCCGGCGCTGCTGATTTGGAACCGCATCGATTTGACGGCACCGATCCATCCGGGCGACGAGCTGATCATTCATCCAAAACACCCCTAG
- a CDS encoding dynamin family protein — MDRENFITSLRTNLLAMVEDYLTPVAIKYGYSEAPLETNIKWRPQVLVLGNYSSGKSTLINDFLGADIQDTGQAPTDDSFTVITYDGTASSEGTIRVTEERDGKFLLNDPEYPFESLKKHGQRFASHFRLKKVNSPFLKNLAVIDTPGMLDSITERDRGYNYQEVIGDFAQIADLVLVLFDPHKAGTVREAHTSLRETLPTRTFEDRVLFVLNRIDECVSLTDLLHVYGTLCWNLSQMTGRKDIPTIHLTYSAGAVDLVINGKERDISFLKLLENQREALKKAILEAPRHRLDHLATFVETHGERLAHLLEALVSYGAQFRRFKVRFTMTGFVSCAIAAALGLLALGAAQVLPLGDPIVMYGVGGGAFLVLLVVWMTALKKMFYRRFRKKRMKHLDELTPLENQTRRDTWASIRANVAKFLDKTAGFFPLRELRSQYDSVNRVCKSGAREIREALNELASLDQDDTVEMDKWVASQSKLIRKAAEKS; from the coding sequence ATGGACCGAGAAAACTTTATCACTTCGCTCAGAACGAACCTGCTGGCCATGGTGGAAGACTACCTGACCCCCGTGGCGATAAAATACGGCTATAGCGAAGCCCCCCTGGAAACTAACATCAAATGGCGTCCCCAGGTGCTGGTTTTGGGAAACTATTCTTCAGGGAAGTCGACCCTGATCAACGATTTCCTGGGTGCCGACATTCAGGATACGGGGCAGGCCCCGACCGACGATTCCTTCACCGTAATCACCTATGACGGAACCGCTTCCTCCGAAGGAACCATACGGGTGACCGAGGAGAGGGACGGCAAGTTTTTACTGAACGACCCGGAGTATCCTTTCGAATCGCTCAAAAAACATGGCCAGCGCTTCGCTTCGCATTTTCGCCTGAAAAAGGTGAACTCACCGTTTCTGAAAAACCTGGCCGTCATCGACACCCCGGGTATGCTCGACAGCATTACCGAACGGGACCGCGGGTACAACTACCAGGAAGTGATTGGAGATTTTGCCCAGATAGCCGATCTCGTGTTGGTCCTTTTCGACCCGCACAAGGCCGGAACCGTCCGGGAAGCGCACACCAGCCTGAGGGAAACCCTCCCGACGCGCACCTTCGAGGACCGGGTTCTCTTCGTTCTCAACCGTATCGATGAGTGCGTTTCGCTAACGGATCTGCTCCACGTCTACGGAACGCTTTGCTGGAACCTCAGCCAGATGACCGGACGCAAGGATATACCGACCATTCATTTAACCTATTCAGCCGGTGCCGTGGACCTCGTAATCAATGGGAAGGAGCGGGATATCAGTTTTCTGAAACTCCTGGAAAACCAACGGGAAGCGCTGAAAAAGGCCATCCTGGAGGCGCCGCGTCATCGGCTGGATCACCTGGCCACTTTCGTGGAAACCCACGGGGAGCGGCTGGCGCACCTCCTGGAGGCACTCGTCAGCTACGGAGCTCAGTTTCGCCGCTTCAAGGTGCGTTTTACCATGACCGGGTTCGTGTCGTGTGCCATCGCCGCCGCTCTGGGACTCCTGGCCCTGGGTGCCGCACAGGTCCTCCCCCTGGGAGATCCCATTGTTATGTACGGGGTCGGCGGCGGTGCCTTTTTAGTGTTGCTGGTCGTCTGGATGACGGCATTGAAAAAAATGTTTTACCGTCGTTTCAGAAAAAAACGCATGAAGCATCTGGATGAATTGACGCCCCTGGAGAACCAGACTCGCAGGGACACCTGGGCGTCAATTCGTGCGAATGTCGCCAAATTCCTGGACAAGACCGCCGGCTTTTTCCCCTTGAGGGAGCTGCGCAGTCAATATGATTCCGTCAACCGGGTGTGCAAAAGCGGTGCCCGGGAGATCCGCGAGGCGTTGAACGAGCTGGCTTCCCTGGATCAGGACGACACCGTCGAAATGGACAAGTGGGTTGCCAGTCAGTCAAAGCTGATTCGCAAAGCAGCCGAAAAATCATAA
- a CDS encoding MFS transporter: MSAGLSQPSEIRSPRLMWSLGTAIVCRILLNTSRRFVYPFAPALGRGLGVPLTAITSLIALNQATAVIGLFFGPVSDRAGYRVMMLGSLLTLAVGMLGAACLPFYGVVMLAFFMAGLGKSIFDPAIQAFVGERVSYERRGQAVGFLEVSWAGSSLVGIPAVGFLMQAYGWRVPFFVLGILALAGLGLLAFLLPRDRQRAGCRKDRNGWLAMIQSLVKSREALGAVGFAFFFNAANDVFFVVYGAWLEASFSISIAALGAGTAVIGLAELCGEGLTASISDRLGLKKSVLIGACATVMSYALIPFFGNGLTMAFAGIFLIFLAAEFSIVTSIALFTEILPGSRATMIAAVMAAAGLGRVAGALVGGPVWMAGGIAVTGLVSAAISLAAIASLSAGLKGWRMM; this comes from the coding sequence ATGAGCGCCGGTTTGTCGCAACCTTCAGAAATCAGATCCCCGCGTCTTATGTGGAGCCTTGGTACGGCGATTGTCTGCAGAATACTGCTGAACACGTCCCGGCGCTTCGTCTACCCCTTCGCGCCGGCCCTGGGACGCGGCTTGGGGGTTCCGCTGACGGCGATTACTTCCCTGATAGCGCTGAATCAGGCCACCGCCGTCATCGGACTGTTTTTCGGTCCTGTGTCGGATCGTGCCGGATACCGTGTGATGATGCTCGGCAGTCTGTTGACGCTTGCTGTCGGGATGCTGGGCGCGGCATGCTTACCCTTTTACGGCGTTGTCATGCTGGCCTTTTTCATGGCAGGTTTGGGAAAATCTATTTTCGATCCCGCCATCCAGGCTTTTGTGGGGGAGCGTGTTTCCTACGAACGCAGGGGGCAGGCCGTGGGCTTTCTGGAAGTCAGCTGGGCCGGAAGCTCCCTTGTGGGCATTCCCGCGGTCGGTTTTCTGATGCAGGCTTATGGCTGGCGGGTGCCGTTTTTTGTTTTGGGGATACTCGCCCTGGCAGGGCTCGGCCTGCTCGCGTTTCTGCTTCCGAGGGACCGGCAGCGGGCTGGATGCCGGAAGGACAGGAACGGCTGGCTTGCCATGATTCAATCCCTCGTCAAAAGCAGGGAGGCCCTGGGCGCCGTCGGTTTCGCCTTTTTTTTCAACGCCGCCAACGACGTTTTTTTTGTTGTCTACGGCGCCTGGCTGGAAGCCTCCTTCAGTATCAGCATTGCCGCCCTGGGAGCGGGGACCGCCGTCATCGGTTTGGCCGAACTGTGCGGCGAAGGGCTCACGGCCTCGATTTCAGATCGCTTGGGACTGAAAAAATCGGTGCTGATCGGCGCCTGCGCCACGGTCATGAGCTATGCCCTGATCCCCTTTTTCGGAAACGGACTGACAATGGCCTTTGCGGGCATCTTTCTGATTTTTCTCGCTGCTGAGTTTTCCATTGTCACCAGTATTGCCCTTTTCACGGAAATACTGCCGGGCTCGCGGGCTACCATGATAGCGGCGGTGATGGCCGCAGCAGGGCTGGGCCGGGTTGCGGGGGCCCTTGTCGGCGGACCGGTCTGGATGGCCGGCGGAATTGCCGTCACGGGGCTGGTATCCGCGGCAATCAGCCTGGCAGCGATAGCTTCGCTTTCCGCAGGCCTGAAGGGGTGGCGTATGATGTGA
- a CDS encoding nucleotide sugar dehydrogenase, whose translation MQKNTSNEHLPAETVSVCPSGESFPLPDEAAYREEHEKLKKIVAAQREKGREIVVVMGVGFVGAVMAGVVADSTRKGTDDPFYFVIGMQRPSTRSYWKIPYLNRGVAPVEAEDPEVAPLIERCVRQRKNLTATFSYEALSLADVVVVDVQCDYQKETLGDVRKGHADIAALEDSLKVIGEKIDAGCLVLIETTVPPGTTEYVAYPIIKKAFEKRGIQGTEPLLAHSFERVMPGKNYVASIRDFWRVCSGINDVARDRVKQFLSNVLNVDEYPLTVLDRPIESETCKIVENSYRATILAFLDEWSRFAERNQVDLTKVIKAIKVRPTHSNILFPGPGIGGYCLPKDGGLGVWAYNTLMGFDDDIFKITPAAIDINDTRALHVAELVRDALRNMGKIVAASRVALLGASYREDVGDTRYSGSELIVRKLTEMGGEVVVHDPYVKHWWELEKQDTYPATGKSWSRFFRNQEDLGSMRMQANLPETLQGVDAVVLAVRHRHYLALTPEKVLEMTGCPVAVIDCFGILDDDSIRRYFELGCEVKGLGRGHVQRIKKSLLSNKS comes from the coding sequence ATGCAGAAAAATACAAGCAATGAACATCTGCCGGCCGAGACGGTCAGTGTGTGTCCCTCGGGTGAATCCTTTCCCCTGCCCGACGAGGCCGCCTACCGGGAAGAGCATGAGAAGCTGAAGAAAATAGTAGCGGCTCAGCGCGAAAAGGGGCGTGAAATCGTTGTGGTAATGGGGGTCGGGTTTGTAGGGGCGGTCATGGCCGGAGTGGTGGCCGATTCCACGCGGAAGGGGACGGACGATCCGTTTTATTTTGTCATCGGCATGCAGCGGCCCTCGACCAGATCATATTGGAAGATTCCCTACCTGAACAGGGGGGTGGCTCCGGTCGAGGCCGAGGACCCCGAGGTCGCCCCTTTGATCGAACGCTGTGTCCGGCAGCGCAAAAACCTCACGGCCACCTTTTCATACGAGGCGCTTTCACTGGCCGATGTGGTGGTGGTTGACGTTCAGTGTGATTACCAGAAAGAGACCTTGGGAGATGTCCGTAAAGGGCACGCGGACATAGCGGCCCTCGAAGACAGTCTCAAGGTGATCGGCGAGAAAATCGATGCCGGATGCCTGGTTCTCATCGAAACGACGGTTCCGCCCGGAACAACCGAGTACGTGGCCTATCCGATCATTAAAAAAGCGTTTGAAAAAAGGGGAATACAGGGCACGGAACCCCTGCTGGCCCACTCCTTCGAAAGGGTCATGCCCGGCAAGAATTACGTGGCCTCCATTCGTGATTTCTGGAGGGTCTGCAGCGGGATCAACGATGTTGCCCGTGACCGCGTCAAGCAGTTTTTGTCCAATGTGCTCAACGTCGATGAATACCCCTTGACGGTTCTGGATCGTCCGATTGAGAGTGAAACCTGCAAAATTGTGGAGAATTCATACCGGGCAACGATTCTGGCCTTTCTGGATGAGTGGAGCCGCTTCGCCGAGCGGAACCAGGTGGATTTGACCAAGGTAATCAAGGCGATCAAGGTGAGACCGACCCATTCCAACATCCTTTTTCCCGGCCCCGGCATCGGGGGCTACTGCCTGCCCAAGGACGGGGGGCTGGGCGTGTGGGCCTACAACACCCTGATGGGATTCGACGATGACATCTTCAAGATTACCCCGGCAGCCATCGATATAAACGACACGCGTGCGCTGCATGTAGCGGAGCTTGTCAGGGACGCGTTGAGAAACATGGGCAAAATCGTTGCGGCGTCCAGGGTCGCGCTCCTGGGCGCTTCCTACCGGGAAGATGTCGGCGACACGCGATACAGCGGTTCGGAGCTCATCGTACGCAAGCTGACGGAGATGGGCGGGGAGGTAGTGGTTCACGATCCCTACGTCAAGCACTGGTGGGAGTTGGAAAAGCAGGACACCTACCCGGCCACGGGTAAATCGTGGTCCCGCTTTTTCCGCAACCAGGAGGATCTCGGCAGCATGCGGATGCAGGCAAACCTGCCGGAAACCCTGCAAGGGGTGGATGCGGTCGTGCTGGCGGTAAGACATCGGCACTACCTGGCGCTCACTCCTGAAAAGGTTTTGGAGATGACCGGTTGTCCGGTTGCCGTGATCGACTGCTTCGGGATTCTGGACGATGATTCCATCCGCCGCTATTTTGAATTGGGATGCGAGGTCAAGGGACTGGGGCGCGGCCACGTACAGCGCATTAAGAAGTCGCTCCTCAGCAATAAGTCTTAA
- a CDS encoding zinc ribbon domain-containing protein, producing MDDSVVKCPKCGHDNDASSEECEKCGVTLALVLRGMKKTKPQAEKKVPKGPEPTPLQKCPKCGHAVADGAVECIKCGIIFSKYFEVQERILKESQDNLEVPPEELKKQAEPPKEATQPDETAERAEAEAKKQEAARREKEKARIETQKAERLKKQQEEAARDASRKKAEAEEKPPLETPPEVTGGEEHKRIAQLEAEAENLRAKSQALINEKQAREKADIVQKSQQEQERQDILQQAQDARNKISALEKEADALKQDAAAARQETEALKKEKEALEAAENRRLEQEQQAADALQKEREDARQRTQTILETVQPKPTMKELLKKYEGEAIGINVDDPAEIKNAILAKVNEDHFSIMVPENELVHSYPYSHIVSIVEGVKGVPLDASEEAPQFPVVIKVFHLMVKKKWGFI from the coding sequence ATGGATGACAGTGTAGTCAAGTGCCCAAAATGCGGCCATGATAACGATGCTTCGTCTGAAGAATGCGAAAAATGTGGTGTGACCCTGGCACTCGTGCTGCGCGGAATGAAAAAAACCAAACCTCAAGCCGAAAAGAAGGTCCCCAAAGGCCCCGAACCGACACCGCTGCAGAAATGCCCCAAATGCGGGCATGCAGTGGCGGATGGGGCCGTGGAATGCATAAAATGCGGCATTATCTTTTCCAAGTACTTCGAAGTTCAGGAAAGGATTCTCAAGGAATCACAGGACAACTTAGAAGTCCCCCCAGAGGAACTCAAGAAACAGGCGGAACCCCCAAAAGAGGCAACGCAACCGGACGAAACCGCGGAAAGGGCCGAAGCCGAAGCAAAAAAACAGGAAGCTGCGCGTCGTGAAAAGGAAAAAGCCCGCATAGAGACTCAAAAAGCGGAACGCCTGAAAAAGCAGCAGGAAGAAGCCGCCAGGGATGCAAGCCGGAAAAAGGCCGAAGCCGAGGAAAAACCGCCGCTGGAAACACCCCCTGAAGTTACCGGTGGAGAAGAACACAAACGTATCGCCCAACTGGAAGCGGAAGCCGAAAATCTCCGGGCAAAAAGCCAAGCCCTGATAAATGAAAAACAGGCGCGCGAGAAGGCGGATATCGTCCAAAAATCCCAGCAGGAGCAGGAAAGGCAGGATATCCTGCAACAGGCCCAGGATGCCCGGAACAAAATATCCGCGCTGGAAAAGGAGGCCGACGCCCTGAAACAGGATGCCGCAGCCGCGAGACAGGAGACTGAGGCCCTGAAAAAAGAAAAGGAAGCGCTCGAAGCGGCCGAGAACCGGCGCTTGGAACAGGAGCAACAGGCAGCCGACGCCCTGCAGAAGGAACGGGAGGACGCCCGCCAGCGAACCCAAACCATCTTAGAGACAGTGCAACCGAAGCCGACCATGAAAGAACTGTTGAAAAAGTATGAAGGTGAAGCCATCGGCATCAACGTTGACGACCCCGCGGAAATCAAAAATGCCATTCTCGCCAAGGTTAATGAGGACCATTTCAGCATTATGGTCCCGGAAAACGAACTGGTGCACAGCTACCCCTACAGCCACATCGTATCCATCGTGGAGGGCGTGAAGGGGGTCCCCCTCGACGCGTCGGAAGAAGCACCCCAATTTCCCGTCGTTATCAAAGTTTTTCACCTGATGGTCAAAAAAAAGTGGGGATTCATTTAG
- a CDS encoding alpha/beta fold hydrolase yields MTSRAFNPPVYIRHPALQTVMASARLRRLGKNPMIGASREHLLDGGSGIRLSGLHAPVAEKRAKGLVILLHGWEGSVNSTYMLSCGRYLFRHDFAVFRINYRDHGDSHHLNKGLFYATRLEEVYRAVEQAARLSNGLPVFLAGFSLGGNFALRIARLCRERPIPGLAHIVSISPVLDPDKATDRIDGNPLLLFYFMKKWKQSLNRKQRLFPDRYDFTDILRLGSIREMTDALLERYSDYPDTATYFRGYGVRERNLAQIPVPTTVVTAADDPVIPVADFYRLRTPATVDLIIHDRGGHNGFIDSLLGSAWYDRFMLGLFS; encoded by the coding sequence ATGACAAGTAGAGCCTTCAACCCGCCTGTGTATATCCGTCACCCTGCCCTGCAGACCGTGATGGCGAGCGCCCGCCTGAGGAGGCTGGGCAAAAATCCCATGATAGGAGCCTCCCGGGAGCACCTCCTCGATGGGGGCAGCGGCATCCGCTTGTCCGGATTGCATGCACCCGTTGCGGAAAAACGCGCCAAGGGGTTGGTCATTCTGCTGCACGGCTGGGAGGGCAGCGTCAATTCAACCTACATGCTCAGCTGCGGCCGATATCTCTTCAGGCACGACTTCGCCGTTTTCAGGATCAACTACCGGGACCACGGAGACAGCCATCACTTGAACAAAGGCTTGTTCTACGCCACCCGACTGGAAGAGGTTTACCGCGCGGTCGAACAGGCCGCCCGCTTATCAAACGGTCTGCCCGTTTTTCTGGCCGGGTTTTCCCTGGGTGGTAACTTTGCCCTGCGCATCGCCCGCCTTTGCAGGGAAAGGCCCATCCCGGGTCTGGCGCACATCGTCAGCATCAGCCCGGTTCTCGACCCGGACAAGGCCACCGACAGAATCGACGGAAATCCCCTGCTGCTCTTCTATTTCATGAAAAAATGGAAACAGTCGCTGAATAGAAAGCAGCGTCTTTTCCCGGACCGCTACGATTTCACCGACATCCTGCGCCTCGGGTCCATACGGGAGATGACCGACGCGCTGCTGGAGCGCTACTCCGATTACCCGGACACTGCCACCTACTTCAGAGGCTACGGGGTCCGCGAAAGGAACCTGGCGCAGATTCCGGTCCCCACGACGGTCGTCACGGCGGCGGACGACCCGGTCATACCGGTTGCCGATTTTTACCGCCTTCGGACACCGGCAACCGTGGATCTCATCATTCACGATAGAGGCGGGCACAACGGCTTTATCGACAGCCTGCTCGGCTCCGCCTGGTACGACCGGTTCATGCTGGGCCTTTTCTCATAG
- a CDS encoding uracil-DNA glycosylase has translation MVKQVEQCNPGDAAELATTLEHISETLTYLASSGLRGFDGGADHLETLKSWGRPPAVAGDNLAEIQREVRSCDRCSLSETRKHTVFGEGADEARLVFVGEGPGYEEDQRGRPFVGPAGRLLTKIIQAMGLAREDVYICNIIKCRPPGNRNPDPGEIRACLPFLKRQLAIIRPDYICALGAVAARTLLKSEVPISRMRGRLYPMGNARIMPTYHPAYLLRNPDRKRDVWEDVQILMREMGL, from the coding sequence ATGGTCAAGCAAGTGGAGCAATGCAATCCGGGGGACGCCGCAGAACTGGCAACGACCCTCGAACATATTTCCGAAACCCTGACGTATCTGGCGTCGTCGGGTTTGAGAGGATTTGACGGCGGTGCCGACCATCTGGAAACGCTTAAAAGCTGGGGCCGCCCGCCGGCGGTTGCCGGAGATAATTTGGCGGAAATACAAAGGGAGGTGCGTTCCTGTGACCGTTGCAGCCTGTCGGAAACGCGCAAGCATACCGTATTCGGTGAGGGCGCCGACGAGGCGCGCCTGGTCTTCGTGGGTGAAGGGCCGGGCTACGAGGAAGATCAGCGGGGACGCCCCTTTGTAGGGCCGGCGGGCCGGCTGCTGACCAAGATCATCCAAGCCATGGGGCTTGCTCGCGAAGACGTCTACATCTGCAACATCATCAAGTGCCGACCGCCGGGCAACAGAAATCCGGATCCCGGCGAGATCCGCGCCTGCCTGCCTTTTCTCAAAAGACAACTGGCGATTATCCGGCCGGACTATATTTGTGCACTCGGCGCCGTGGCGGCCCGGACGCTGCTCAAAAGCGAGGTCCCTATATCGCGTATGCGGGGGCGCCTTTATCCAATGGGGAACGCGCGTATCATGCCCACGTACCATCCGGCGTATCTTTTGCGCAACCCGGACCGCAAACGCGATGTCTGGGAAGACGTACAAATTCTGATGCGCGAGATGGGGTTGTAG
- a CDS encoding NUDIX hydrolase, whose translation MNREESLRIRPTCPNCGYVHYRNPCPGVVVIIEQEDRILLGKRAAGSFQAGKWCLPGGFIEFDEDYVASAVREVKEETNLEIEVNSILNVNSNFLSRDFHTLVITVVADVKKGCPEPGDDIVELGWFHINGDFPDMAFSADEYIIRQFRKLRPKALSFVVD comes from the coding sequence GTGAACAGGGAAGAGAGCCTGAGAATAAGGCCGACCTGTCCAAACTGCGGGTATGTTCATTACAGAAACCCGTGCCCGGGAGTGGTTGTCATTATCGAACAGGAAGACAGGATCCTTCTCGGAAAACGCGCGGCCGGCAGTTTTCAGGCCGGCAAGTGGTGCCTGCCCGGAGGATTTATCGAGTTCGATGAAGATTACGTTGCTTCGGCGGTTAGGGAGGTAAAAGAAGAGACAAACTTGGAAATTGAAGTCAACTCAATCCTGAACGTCAACTCTAATTTTCTCTCACGGGATTTCCATACACTGGTGATCACCGTGGTTGCGGACGTCAAAAAAGGCTGCCCTGAGCCGGGCGACGATATCGTAGAGCTTGGGTGGTTTCATATTAACGGCGACTTCCCGGATATGGCTTTTTCAGCCGACGAATACATTATCAGGCAATTTAGGAAACTCAGGCCAAAGGCACTATCCTTCGTTGTAGATTAA